The following nucleotide sequence is from Azoarcus sp. CIB.
AGGGCGCCGACGTCGTGATGATCCTGCTGCCGGACGAGAACATCCCGGGCGTGTATTACAACGACATCGAACCGAACATCAAGAAAGGCGCAACGCTGGCCTTCGCGCACGGCTTCAACGTGCATTACAACCAGGTCATCCCGCGTGAGGATCTGGACGTGATCATGGTCGCCCCCAAGGGCCCCGGCCACACCGTGCGTTCGGAATACCTCAAGGGCGGCGGCGTTCCCTCGCTGATCGCGGTGCATCAGGACCGTTCGGGCAAGGCCAAGGACATCGCCCTGTCGTACGCTGCTGCCAACGGCGGCACCAAGGGCGGCGTGATCGAGACCAACTTCCGTGAAGAGACCGAGACCGACCTGTTCGGCGAGCAGGCCGTGCTGTGCGGCGGCGCCGTCGAGCTGGTGAAGATGGGCTTCGAGACGCTGACCGAAGCCGGCTACGCGCCCGAGATGGCCTACTTCGAGTGCCTGCACGAACTGAAGCTGATCGTCGACCTGATGTACGAAGGCGGCATCGCGAACATGAACTACTCGATCTCGAACAACGCCGAGTATGGCGAGTACGTGACCGGCCCCGAAGTCATCAACGCACAGTCGCGCGAAGCGATGCGCGCCGCCCTGAAGCGCATCCAGACCGGCGAATACGCGAAGATGTTCATCCAGGAAGGCAAGACCAACTACCCGTCGATGACGGCGCGTCGTCGCCTCAACGCCGCCCACCCGATCGAACAGGTCGGTGGTCAGCTGCGCGACATGATGCCGTGGATCAAGAAGAACAAGCTGGTCGACCAGTCGAAGAACTGAGCCGCGTCGGCATAACAGGCCGGGCTGCGCCGTGCGCGCGGGCCCGGCCTTTTTCATATCGGGTACGCCATGTCCAACAGCAACTATCCTCATCCCATCCTGGCACGCGAAGGCTGGCCGTTCATCGCGATCACGCTGGTCGTGGTGCTGGTGATCAACACCTCGGCCGGGTTCGGCTGGGCCCTTCCCTTCTGGATCCTGTTCGCGTTCGTCGTGCAGTTCTTCCGCGATCCGCCCCGCCCGATCCCGCAAGGGCCCAAGGATGTCCTGGCGCCGGCCGACGGCCGCATCGTGGCGATCGAGCCGGTGCGCGACCCCTACCTCGACCGCGACTGCGTGAAGATCAGCGTATTCATGAACGTCTTCAACGTCCATTCGAACCGCATTCCCGTCGACGGCGAAGTCAAGCAGCGCTGGTACAACGCCGGACGCTTCGTGAACGCCGCGCTCGACAAGGCCTCGGTCGAGAACGAACGCAACGCCCTGCACCTCGTGACGAGCGACGGCCAGGACGTGACCTGCGTACAGGTCGCCGGCCTCGTCGCTCGCCGCATCCTGTGCTACGTCGAACCGGGCGCCAAGGTCGCGCGCGGGCAGCGCTACGGCTTCATCCGCTTCGGCTCGCGCGTCGACCTCTACCTGCCGCCGGGAACGCGCGCACGCGTAACGATCGGCGACAAGGTCTCGGCCTCGAGCACCATCCTCGCCGAACTCCCCTGATCGCGCGCCACCGACGGGGTGGTCATCCCGGCCACCCCGCGCTGCGTTAGAATCGGCAACCGGCCACCACGCGCACCAGCCCTGCGCAGGAACGTCATCTTCCATGCCACTGATCTCGAACGAAAAACGCCGCCGCGGCATCTACATCCTGCCCAACCTGTTCACCACCGCTGCCCTGTTCGCCGGCTTCTATGCGATCGTGCAGGCGATGAATCAACGCTTCGAAGTGGCGGCCGTGGCGATTTTCGTGGCGATGGTGCTGGACGGCCTGGACGGCCGCGTCGCGCGCTTGACGCGCACGCAGAGCGCCTTCGGCGCCGAATACGACTCGCTATCCGACATGGTGTCGTTCGGCGCGGCGCCCGCGCTGGTGGTGTATGAATGGGCGCTCAAGGACACCGGGAAATTCGGCTGGATCGCGGCCTTCATCTATTGCGCGGGCGCCGCGCTGCGCCTGGCCCGATTCAATACCAACATCGACGTCATCGACAAGCGCTTCTTCCAGGGCCTGCCCAGCCCGGCTGCGGCTGCGCTGGTGGCCGGCCTGGTGTGGGTCGTCACCGACCTGGGGCTCGCCGGCCAGGACGTGCGCTGGCTTGCCGGCATGCTCACGATCTTCGCGGGCGTGTCGATGGTCAGCAACGTGCTGTTCTGGAGCGGCAAGGACATCAACCTGCGCAAGAGCGTGCCCTTCATCGTCGTGATCGCGCTGGTGATGGCGTTCGCGCTGGTGTCCAGCTACCCGCCGGGCGTGCTCTTCGGGCTCTTCCTCGTCTACGCCGGGTCCGGCTACGTCGTGTATGTGATGCGCTGGATGAAGAAACGGCGCGCGGGAGAGAGCGCTGCCGCGCCGGCCCCGCAGGCTGCAGGCAAGGGCGAGGACGAAGCGGACTCCGCTCCGAAGTAGGCACAGCAGGGTGGCGGACGCCCGACGTCCGCCTGTCCTCCCCGCCCGCATCCGCGGCTGGGGGCGCCCGGTTCCCGGGCTTTCACGAATT
It contains:
- the ilvC gene encoding ketol-acid reductoisomerase, with protein sequence MAAAGQHPHRKRKRKSMKVYYDKDADLSLIKGKKISIIGYGSQGHAHAQNLKDSGCKITVGLRKDGASWKKAEAAGLKVEEVAKAVKGADVVMILLPDENIPGVYYNDIEPNIKKGATLAFAHGFNVHYNQVIPREDLDVIMVAPKGPGHTVRSEYLKGGGVPSLIAVHQDRSGKAKDIALSYAAANGGTKGGVIETNFREETETDLFGEQAVLCGGAVELVKMGFETLTEAGYAPEMAYFECLHELKLIVDLMYEGGIANMNYSISNNAEYGEYVTGPEVINAQSREAMRAALKRIQTGEYAKMFIQEGKTNYPSMTARRRLNAAHPIEQVGGQLRDMMPWIKKNKLVDQSKN
- a CDS encoding phosphatidylserine decarboxylase; protein product: MSNSNYPHPILAREGWPFIAITLVVVLVINTSAGFGWALPFWILFAFVVQFFRDPPRPIPQGPKDVLAPADGRIVAIEPVRDPYLDRDCVKISVFMNVFNVHSNRIPVDGEVKQRWYNAGRFVNAALDKASVENERNALHLVTSDGQDVTCVQVAGLVARRILCYVEPGAKVARGQRYGFIRFGSRVDLYLPPGTRARVTIGDKVSASSTILAELP
- the pssA gene encoding CDP-diacylglycerol--serine O-phosphatidyltransferase codes for the protein MPLISNEKRRRGIYILPNLFTTAALFAGFYAIVQAMNQRFEVAAVAIFVAMVLDGLDGRVARLTRTQSAFGAEYDSLSDMVSFGAAPALVVYEWALKDTGKFGWIAAFIYCAGAALRLARFNTNIDVIDKRFFQGLPSPAAAALVAGLVWVVTDLGLAGQDVRWLAGMLTIFAGVSMVSNVLFWSGKDINLRKSVPFIVVIALVMAFALVSSYPPGVLFGLFLVYAGSGYVVYVMRWMKKRRAGESAAAPAPQAAGKGEDEADSAPK